A region from the Sorex araneus isolate mSorAra2 chromosome 6, mSorAra2.pri, whole genome shotgun sequence genome encodes:
- the ZNF215 gene encoding zinc finger protein 215 isoform X1: MMEQEIQQTTGFDREMILEGQDSVTKLRISGEELCSQVIMTRQTVSENPSLEARKSDVCLYRKQKHWDINLPQEPFTLKTNSTKEGNLKCCENKKNFVAKSVNSGVYIQEGISVKKESFKCGNFKTNFKFNLNSKSKQHSNDTECVNAINLYKDVHHPQNSPNTYSYKCYQCGKTFSRGSSLIRHQIIHTGEKPYKCSECGRVFNRKTNLTKHQVIHIKAKIFEDNKCEKVFSNTEDSYKNTRLYPRDNSYECGNCGKFFSRSSSLIRHQMIHTGERPFKCGECKKAFNRKSILMKHQNIHTREILYQK; encoded by the coding sequence ATAGAGAAATGATTTTAGAAGGTCAAGATTCAGTTACAAAATTGAGAATTTCTGGAGAAGAATTATGCTCTCAAGTGATTATGACAAGACAGACTGTGAGTGAAAACCCTTCTTTGGAAGCTCGGAAGAGTGATGTTTGTCTAtataggaaacagaaacactgggACATAAATTTACCACAAGAACCTTTTACTCTTAAGACAAATAGCACTaaagaaggaaatttaaaatgttgtgaaaataaaaagaactttgtTGCTAAGTCAGTTAACTCAGGTGTTTATATTCAAGAAGGAATATCTGTGAAAAAGGAATCCTTCAAGTGTGGCAACTTCAAAACTAACTTCAAATTTAATTTGAACTCAAAAAGTAAGCAACATTCCAATGATACTGAATGTGTAAATGCTATCAACCTGTATAAAGATGTGCATCACCCACAAAACTCGCCCAACACGTATTCCTATAAGTGCTATCAGTGTGGAAAAACTTTTAGTCGGGGTTCATCGCTTATCCGACATCAGATCATTCATACaggagagaaaccctataaaTGTAGTGAATGTGGGAGAGTTTTCAACCGAAAGACAAACCTTACTAAGCATCAGGTTATTCATATCAAAGCAAAGATCTTTGAAGACAACAAATGTGAAAAAGTCTTCAGTAACACTGAAGACAGTTATAAAAATACAAGGCTTTACCCTAGAGATAATTCTTACGAAtgtggtaattgtggaaaatTCTTCAGCCGGAGCTCCTCCCTTATTCGACATCAAATGATTCATACAGGAGAGAGACCATTCAAATGTGGGGAATGTAAGAAAGCTTTCAATAGAAAATCAATTCTTATGAAACACCAGAACATTCATACTCGGGAAATACTGTACCAGAAATAA